The genomic interval AGTTAGTGATTCCATTCTGAGACGGTTTTCAACGTTGCCCATGTTGTGGGCGAGTTCTCCATTTCTAATTAAGGCATACATCTGGAGGTGCTCAAGGAGAATTAGTGCAGCCTTGGAAGTACTGTGTGACTTACCCTTTCCAGACCATCTTTTGTATAACCAGATGCATGATATTAATTCATTTGACCTCTCTTGCCTTTCTCTCCCACAGAGTATCTTccatattcatgttgcactttgtgGAGGGCTTACCACATAATGACTTGCAATGCTACTCATTTCATTTTGAAAGCTGTCTTTACCAAATCACTTCTGTAATTCAGTACCACGCAAATAATCATTTTATAACATGGATTTTAGATCCTGATGGTAAGTGTtaaaccatttttcttttatggtaatAGACATAGAGAATAAACTCTggtgggttgtttttgtttttgtttgtatttttctgaagttggaaacggggaggcagtcagacagactcccgcatgcgcccaaccgggatccacccggcacgcccaccagggggcgatgctctgcccatctggggcgtcgctctgctgcaatcagagccattctagcgcctgaggcagaggccacagagccatcctcagtgcctgggccaactttgctccaatggagccccggctccgggaggggaagagagagacagagaggaaggagagggggagggggggaggggtggaggagcagatgggtgcttctcctgtgtgcccgggccaggaatcgaacccgggactcctgcacaccaggccaacgctctaccactgagccaactctgTTTCTTAAAAAGACAGACTGCCttgactctttttttctcttcttgcctTTGCCATTAATTTTTCTGCCCTTTTCTCTACCCTGTCACATGGTGTAAAACAACTaactttttcctttgcttatgtcactatgtttcttttttagaCAGATCATATACTACTAGTAGTTTATAGTTGGCTATTTTCTACTTaatatctttgattttattttctttattacatgAGTTATATATATTCAGTATAGACAAATGAATGGTGGTAATTTTGACTTTTTAGGTACATAACCTTGTACTTGTAAAGAAAGTGCTGAAGGTTTTTAATTGAGAACAAAAATAACAAGTTTTACTTACTTTGCAGTTGCTAGTAGTATAAATAAAGGTGAACATCTATTTCTGAAACTATTAGACATTACAGACTGTGCAACTTTCACTGTGATACAATTTGCTTAACAGCTATAGTCAAGGTAAAGCCTATATCTAAATAATTAAGCTTTTCAGTAGAAAGATAAATAGCACAGCTCATAGATTTTGCtaatttttcctttccatttatcTAATGTAATTTACTCTTGAATGTGTTTTCCTTTTAATGTTCACTTTGTCTCAGACAAAAACAACTCAGTCCTCTAAAAGTGCTTTATCAGGCtgttgatattttttgtttttctatttattgttgGGATACTGTTTATAGTGATATTTTCCTCCTGGGGATGGTTAGGGTGTATGCCAGACACTATAATGTGTTATAAAAGTACTTTGCAAACTGAAACTTGcattatcaatttatttattacCTTACGGTTTTACCCTACTTCAGAATGTGGGAGAAAGTGGTTCTCAGTAAGAAGCAAAAACTAAAAACCCAActtatttcagttttttactaTATCCCTGAATGAAAACCCTCTTTAGGTAGCTGAGGTTAGATGTTTTCCAAACCTGACAGCATATAAAAAACATGATCAGCTTATTAAAAATGTCTTGTTTCTCCACCAGACCAGTGGTCTGTCTCTGGGGATTGGGCCCAGTTATTaaccaggtgattctgatgtgctTGTGTGGTGTGGAACAGAGGCAAACTAAAGGTCCTCAAGTTGTAATGAGTATAGAGTAAGAAGtagtgggctcatgtggtttagAAGGGTGTGTCCACGTAACTTTATGGTTTTGGGGGGTGTTTGTATGTATAGAGGGAGTTAACCTCTTCCCTTATCATCTGTCATCTCTTTCCCACTtgacaaatgagaaaaccaaggctcagaaatGCAAAGTAGACACCTAAAGacctaagctttttttttaagaattgaaaCAAAAATTGGTACTTGAAGTAACAGCTTCATTTATTTTGAGAATTCATATAAATATCAGAAaaactcattttctgatgttgttgGATAAATTAGGCAGTACTGTATTCTCAGTCCCAAAAGTtcaatatacttaattttttatattttaagaaagagtAAAAACTTGTTTTCAAAATTCTGGATGTTGTAATTTTTGTTATCCAAATAAGGACTTTAAGAATTGGCAGAGAAAAATAGTGACATGAGAATATGGTCATGCTTTGGAGTACTCTCCTCAGTGGGTGTACAGTGGTACAGAAGTTAAAGTGGCCAGAGAAAGTTAACCTGGGATGGTGGTGTTGAGTGTCTGACCTCTTTTACTTCCTTCCTAATTCCCTAGGAAGTTGGCTGGAATGTGATGACCTAAAAGGCCCATGTTCTGAAAGGCATGAGAAATTTCAAGTTCCTGCTTCAGAGATACATATTGTTATTTGGGAGAGAAAAACAGCCCAAATGAcagataaagcatctacctgtcTTCCACTTCAGAAGACTAATGATCACCATGCTTTCGGGGAAGAGAAACGGGCACCGCCAGCCTCGGCTTTGGCACCCTCGGGAACACCCCCCCCAGATATGTCCGTTGCTCCTAACCCTCTTCCCCAGGGTGAAGCTGTAGCTCCTGGACCTCATTTACTTTCGAGTCCGAAAGGTGTGGTTGACAATGATGTTTTACCTTTGACGCTTGAGAAAATACAGGTTAACTCTGGAGGTTTCCTACTAGAAAATATACCTGTGGCTGAAAATGGAGTGGCTATCAAAACAAATACTTTGCAGTCACAGGAGTTGCTGATGGCTTCTTTAGTATCAGCTCCATGTAAGGAAAAGCTTACCCAAGGCCATTTTGTGGGCTTCAGCTTTCCACCTCAGGTTGTAAGTGCAAAGATGCAGTCAGTACAGCCGATTTCAGGAAGTACTGTAATTAAACCTGTGGTTCATATTCCTGCTACTGGTCCTATACAGGGAGTCAAGTCGGTAGAAACTGAGGATACAGTTGCCTTAGAGAAGGATGTTCTGTTGAAACAGTTTCTTTCACcgaaaactaaggaattaaaacCAGAAGAGATCATTACACCTCGGGTATCTAATTTGAAGAGAACATTTTCTCAAACCATAGAAGCCGAGTCATCCCGGAATCCATCTCTTAGAGAAAATCTGAAGAAACCATTTGTGGGCAGTTGGGTTAAAGGCTTACTAAGCAAGGGTGCTTCTTTTATGCCGCCTTGTGTTTCAGCTCATAATAGAAATACTGTTACTGTTTTGCAGCCTTCAGTTAAGGGGGCAAGTAATTTTGGTGGCTTTAAAACCAAAGGTATGAACCAGAAGACTCACCAGGCATCCAAGAAGGCTCGTAAGTGTGCGAGTAAGCCTCCTCCAGCCAGTAAGCCTCTTCCAGCAAGTAATCCTCTACCAAGTCTTCCATCAGCAGGTCACACAGCCTCTCCACACACTAATGTTAAAACGGAACTAGAAATGTTGAAGAAACATGAAAACGCCTCATATGGAGCTCACCTCAACCACAGACCTTGTGGAAATGAAAatggtgtttcttcaaaaaaCCATGAAGACTCCAATGAGAGTCAGATTCATAAACTTCGTCTAAAACTTCGTAAAAAACTTAAGgcgaaaaagaagaaattagctGTTCTTATGTCTTCCCCTCAAAATGGAAAACTTTCAAGTGAAAATTTAGAACATGTATCCGATTGTGGGTCTCCAAATGACAGTCAGTCATTAGAAGACTTGTTAAAAGAACTACAATACCAAATTGATATTGCCGATAATAAATCTAGAGGAACCACCATTCCTAGTGTTTCTCCATATAGTGGTCAAACTCATGAAGAAATTTTGGCAGAATTATTGTCTCCTGCAACTGTTTCAACAGAGCTTTCAGAAAATGGGGAGGCTGACGTCAGGTATTTAGAAATGGGAGATAGCCATACTTCAGCACCAGTACCTAGTGAATTAAATGGTATTCCCCAAAACCCACATCTGAATCAGGACCATAATTATTGCAGCCCTACCAAGAAAAATCAGTGCCAGGTTCAGCCAGACCCAGCAAATAATGCCTGTGTCAGAACATTGAACTTGGAAAATTCCCTGAAGACTGATAtttttgatgagtttttttccaCTTCAGCATTCAATTCTTTAGCAAATGACATGTTAGATTTACCTTATTTTGATGAATATCTGTTTGAGAGTTGTTGAatgtatattaacttttttttttttagtttaatatttattgtCTGGGACAAACTTACTGTGTTTTTAGGTAATGTTTATACACTGGCCTTGTCAAGAACAAAATGTAATAAGCTGCTGAAGGTTTTACATTTGGTTCTGTCCATAAtgcatgtaatttattttataaattaaaatgaccAAGAATCTGTTCACTTGTCAGCTTCATTTTGTATTTATAGGATGATGAggatttcaaaatgttaaaaatgaaaaacaaaaacaaaaaacagtatgtAGTTTCTGGCAATTTGTACAGCTTGGAAACATACCTTTTAATTTTTGGTTACATTGGTTCAGGAAAAACACTAATTTATCTAAACTTAACTTGCTGTATATGATGTATGACTGCATGACTGTTTTGCTGATGGTTCTGTGGTCTTATGTAAGAGCCCGAGCCTCTTTCTAACAGGGGTAGAGTGGAATGTCAGCTTACCCATACACCTGGTCTTCTTTCCTTACAGAGGGTGGCAGGAAACCTTGTTACTAGAAATTTAAGTAATGGTACTAGAATGTAAGTAATGGTAGTGATCAATAAATGACTTATAACAGGAAAAAGTAATCTGTTTTTGCATTGATGGGCAAAGAGTttacattattataaatatctttctCCCCAAGACGTTTATTTCTGTAGCCAAAGTGGGGCACCATCCAGCAGTTCTGTTTTGGAGAAAAAATAACCAATGCTTATAGATCTTGCTGTGTGTCAGATCttgttatttataaaacaattatgTTTCTGTGAGCAAGAtactttttattacatttaacaCATAAGGAAATAGCATAGAGAGTTGTAGAACAAGGATTGGAGAGGATGGTTACTATGCCAGTTGAAACTGCTGAACTTGCCAAGATAGGTTCCCCTTCTCAAGCTTCATTTAAAGTTTGGCTGCCCAGGAGTACCCCTGTTGTAGTGATTTGATAGTAGCAGCAGTTACTAATATTTAAGGGTAGAATACTTTGCCAGGGACTCAGTACTTTATAATTGACTTGTCAAATTTACTCCCaaacctccccctcctcttcttgtGATTACAAAAGTAATACATTTATTGAAAGGGGAAAGTGGGGAACTACAGAGAAAAACCAAGGAGATTTTGGATCATCATCTTCACACAGAATGGTAATAGCTACTacaaacattttcatatttttatgcatGTGGGActgtaaaaagtaaaagtagGATTCTATTGTACCTATTTGTATGATCTTTGTTTTTACTTAATGTTTAGTGAGCCTTTTTTCCATCTTACAGTTTCTGACAACTTTTGGATAgccatatattatttatatattgtgtaGATTACCATTGTCTCACCAATCAATATGTTGAAGTGATTTGTAATGTCTTGTTATTTATTGTCAGTTGTGTACAGGGATTATCCTTCTTGATAAATTTTGGCACAGATCCAGGTCTTATTTCCTGGGAttggaattgctaggtcaaaggatatgtacttttaaaagtcttaattgCATGATTGACTTCatctgaaacttttttt from Saccopteryx leptura isolate mSacLep1 chromosome 2, mSacLep1_pri_phased_curated, whole genome shotgun sequence carries:
- the USPL1 gene encoding SUMO-specific isopeptidase USPL1 isoform X4, with translation MMDSPKTGNGLPVIGPGTDIGVSSLHMVGSLGKNYDSTNIPPDGYCPACKEKGKLKALKTYQISFQESIHLCEDLQCIYPLGSKSLNNLISPDLEDHQTANKPQKKKLLESDYKNSPSLANSKRIKSHIVIDGEQVLNRKHNGKACDETSSHSPDLLCSGRQGPAWTADFLGQAEILEAVVTDVAAEEHAAAVIGSGTGETPPQNEGGPSELEMPLQGRCTPFCQTSCVQWKNSYSLCWLDCILSALVHLEVVKKVVMTDLCPREESVFWQLFTKYNQATKLLHTSHLDAVKGDMESPVFAFPLLLKIETHIEKLFTYSFSWNFECSECEYKYQNRYMKNLVTFTSVIPEWHPLNAAHFSPCNNCNKKSQIRKMVLKKVSSIFMLHFVEGLPHNDLQCYSFHFESCLYQITSVIQYHANNHFITWILDPDGSWLECDDLKGPCSERHEKFQVPASEIHIVIWERKTAQMTDKASTCLPLQKTNDHHAFGEEKRAPPASALAPSGTPPPDMSVAPNPLPQGEAVAPGPHLLSSPKGVVDNDVLPLTLEKIQVNSGGFLLENIPVAENGVAIKTNTLQSQELLMASLVSAPCKEKLTQGHFVGFSFPPQVVSAKMQSVQPISGSTVIKPVVHIPATGPIQGVKSVETEDTVALEKDVLLKQFLSPKTKELKPEEIITPRVSNLKRTFSQTIEAESSRNPSLRENLKKPFVGSWVKGLLSKGASFMPPCVSAHNRNTVTVLQPSVKGASNFGGFKTKGMNQKTHQASKKARKCASKPPPASKPLPASNPLPSLPSAGHTASPHTNVKTELEMLKKHENASYGAHLNHRPCGNENGVSSKNHEDSNESQIHKLRLKLRKKLKAKKKKLAVLMSSPQNGKLSSENLEHVSDCGSPNDSQSLEDLLKELQYQIDIADNKSRGTTIPSVSPYSGQTHEEILAELLSPATVSTELSENGEADVRYLEMGDSHTSAPVPSELNGIPQNPHLNQDHNYCSPTKKNQCQVQPDPANNACVRTLNLENSLKTDIFDEFFSTSAFNSLANDMLDLPYFDEYLFESC
- the USPL1 gene encoding SUMO-specific isopeptidase USPL1 isoform X1, whose amino-acid sequence is MMDSPKTGNGLPVIGPGTDIGVSSLHMVGSLGKNYDSTNIPPDGYCPACKEKGKLKALKTYQISFQESIHLCEDLQCIYPLGSKSLNNLISPDLEDHQTANKPQKKKLLESDYKNSPSLANSKRIKSHIVIDGEQVLNRKHNGKACDETSSHSPDLLCSGRQGPAWTADFLGQAEILEAVVTDVAAEEHAAAVIGSGTGETPPQNEGGPSELEMPLQGRCTPFCQTSCVQWKNSYSLCWLDCILSALVHLEVVKKVVMTDLCPREESVFWQLFTKYNQATKLLHTSHLDAVKDGDYKKLTSEIFGEIETCLNEVRNNIFLRLQPQLRCTLGDSSWWCSWQLWFQAGDMESPVFAFPLLLKIETHIEKLFTYSFSWNFECSECEYKYQNRYMKNLVTFTSVIPEWHPLNAAHFSPCNNCNKKSQIRKMVLKKVSSIFMLHFVEGLPHNDLQCYSFHFESCLYQITSVIQYHANNHFITWILDPDGSWLECDDLKGPCSERHEKFQVPASEIHIVIWERKTAQMTDKASTCLPLQKTNDHHAFGEEKRAPPASALAPSGTPPPDMSVAPNPLPQGEAVAPGPHLLSSPKGVVDNDVLPLTLEKIQVNSGGFLLENIPVAENGVAIKTNTLQSQELLMASLVSAPCKEKLTQGHFVGFSFPPQVVSAKMQSVQPISGSTVIKPVVHIPATGPIQGVKSVETEDTVALEKDVLLKQFLSPKTKELKPEEIITPRVSNLKRTFSQTIEAESSRNPSLRENLKKPFVGSWVKGLLSKGASFMPPCVSAHNRNTVTVLQPSVKGASNFGGFKTKGMNQKTHQASKKARKCASKPPPASKPLPASNPLPSLPSAGHTASPHTNVKTELEMLKKHENASYGAHLNHRPCGNENGVSSKNHEDSNESQIHKLRLKLRKKLKAKKKKLAVLMSSPQNGKLSSENLEHVSDCGSPNDSQSLEDLLKELQYQIDIADNKSRGTTIPSVSPYSGQTHEEILAELLSPATVSTELSENGEADVRYLEMGDSHTSAPVPSELNGIPQNPHLNQDHNYCSPTKKNQCQVQPDPANNACVRTLNLENSLKTDIFDEFFSTSAFNSLANDMLDLPYFDEYLFESC
- the USPL1 gene encoding SUMO-specific isopeptidase USPL1 isoform X2, translating into MMDSPKTGNGLPVIGPGTDIGNYDSTNIPPDGYCPACKEKGKLKALKTYQISFQESIHLCEDLQCIYPLGSKSLNNLISPDLEDHQTANKPQKKKLLESDYKNSPSLANSKRIKSHIVIDGEQVLNRKHNGKACDETSSHSPDLLCSGRQGPAWTADFLGQAEILEAVVTDVAAEEHAAAVIGSGTGETPPQNEGGPSELEMPLQGRCTPFCQTSCVQWKNSYSLCWLDCILSALVHLEVVKKVVMTDLCPREESVFWQLFTKYNQATKLLHTSHLDAVKDGDYKKLTSEIFGEIETCLNEVRNNIFLRLQPQLRCTLGDSSWWCSWQLWFQAGDMESPVFAFPLLLKIETHIEKLFTYSFSWNFECSECEYKYQNRYMKNLVTFTSVIPEWHPLNAAHFSPCNNCNKKSQIRKMVLKKVSSIFMLHFVEGLPHNDLQCYSFHFESCLYQITSVIQYHANNHFITWILDPDGSWLECDDLKGPCSERHEKFQVPASEIHIVIWERKTAQMTDKASTCLPLQKTNDHHAFGEEKRAPPASALAPSGTPPPDMSVAPNPLPQGEAVAPGPHLLSSPKGVVDNDVLPLTLEKIQVNSGGFLLENIPVAENGVAIKTNTLQSQELLMASLVSAPCKEKLTQGHFVGFSFPPQVVSAKMQSVQPISGSTVIKPVVHIPATGPIQGVKSVETEDTVALEKDVLLKQFLSPKTKELKPEEIITPRVSNLKRTFSQTIEAESSRNPSLRENLKKPFVGSWVKGLLSKGASFMPPCVSAHNRNTVTVLQPSVKGASNFGGFKTKGMNQKTHQASKKARKCASKPPPASKPLPASNPLPSLPSAGHTASPHTNVKTELEMLKKHENASYGAHLNHRPCGNENGVSSKNHEDSNESQIHKLRLKLRKKLKAKKKKLAVLMSSPQNGKLSSENLEHVSDCGSPNDSQSLEDLLKELQYQIDIADNKSRGTTIPSVSPYSGQTHEEILAELLSPATVSTELSENGEADVRYLEMGDSHTSAPVPSELNGIPQNPHLNQDHNYCSPTKKNQCQVQPDPANNACVRTLNLENSLKTDIFDEFFSTSAFNSLANDMLDLPYFDEYLFESC
- the USPL1 gene encoding SUMO-specific isopeptidase USPL1 isoform X3; the protein is MMDSPKTGNGLPVIGPGTDIGVSSLHMVGSLGKNYDSTNIPPDGYCPACKEKGKLKALKTYQISFQESIHLCEDLQCIYPLGSKSLNNLISPDLEDHQTANKPQKKKLLESDYKNSPSLANSKRIKSHIVIDGEQVLNRKHNGKACDETSSHSPDLLCSGRQGPAWTADFLGQAEILEAVVTDVAAEEHAAAVIGSGTGETPPQNEGGPSELEMPLQGRCTPFCQTSCVQWKNSYSLCWLDCILSALVHLEVVKKVVMTDLCPREESVFWQLFTKYNQATKLLHTSHLDAVKDGDYKKLTSEIFGEIETCLNEVRNNIFLRLQPQLRCTLGDMESPVFAFPLLLKIETHIEKLFTYSFSWNFECSECEYKYQNRYMKNLVTFTSVIPEWHPLNAAHFSPCNNCNKKSQIRKMVLKKVSSIFMLHFVEGLPHNDLQCYSFHFESCLYQITSVIQYHANNHFITWILDPDGSWLECDDLKGPCSERHEKFQVPASEIHIVIWERKTAQMTDKASTCLPLQKTNDHHAFGEEKRAPPASALAPSGTPPPDMSVAPNPLPQGEAVAPGPHLLSSPKGVVDNDVLPLTLEKIQVNSGGFLLENIPVAENGVAIKTNTLQSQELLMASLVSAPCKEKLTQGHFVGFSFPPQVVSAKMQSVQPISGSTVIKPVVHIPATGPIQGVKSVETEDTVALEKDVLLKQFLSPKTKELKPEEIITPRVSNLKRTFSQTIEAESSRNPSLRENLKKPFVGSWVKGLLSKGASFMPPCVSAHNRNTVTVLQPSVKGASNFGGFKTKGMNQKTHQASKKARKCASKPPPASKPLPASNPLPSLPSAGHTASPHTNVKTELEMLKKHENASYGAHLNHRPCGNENGVSSKNHEDSNESQIHKLRLKLRKKLKAKKKKLAVLMSSPQNGKLSSENLEHVSDCGSPNDSQSLEDLLKELQYQIDIADNKSRGTTIPSVSPYSGQTHEEILAELLSPATVSTELSENGEADVRYLEMGDSHTSAPVPSELNGIPQNPHLNQDHNYCSPTKKNQCQVQPDPANNACVRTLNLENSLKTDIFDEFFSTSAFNSLANDMLDLPYFDEYLFESC